CGCCGGGGGCAATTGTTCAGGGACAAGGGAGGACAAGATGTCTGAGAGGAATTCCAACAACAGCCACCTGGTGGCAAAGTCCGGTTTCTTTACCGGTCTGCATCCGGGGATGGGCATCGCCGCCAAGGCGATGATTGCCGCCTTTGTGATTTTCACCGTCCTGAATGTCGAATTTGCAGGCGGATTATACAAATCCATCCGCGGCTGGATCGAAGGCGGCCTCAGCTGGTATTATATCTCGGTTCTGGCCGGGATCATGTTTTTCTGCTTCTTCCTGATGTTCTCGAAGTTTGGCAGCCTGCGGCTGGGGGACGATGACTCGCGCCCTGAATTCAGCAGCTTCAGCTGGTTTGCGATGCTGTTCTCGGCCGGGATCGGCATTGGCATCCTGTTCTTTGGCGTGGCGGAGCCGATCTTTTACTTCGATAACTCGGCGGTCTGGGGCTATCCTAACAACCCGCATGCCGAGCTTCAGGGCCATTCGGAAATGAACATGCAGCGCGCCGTTGATGCGATGCGGGTGACTTATTTCCACTGGGGTTTCCACGGCTGGGCCTTATACGTGATCGTCGGCCTGTGCCTGGCTTATTTCGGCTTTCGCAAGAAGCTGCCGCTGACCATGCGCTCGGCGCTGTATCCGCTGATCGGTGAGCGGATCTACGGTCCCTGGGGCCACTGTGTGGACCTGCTGGCGGTGTTCGGTTCGGTGTTCGGGATTGCGACATCGCTGGGTCTGGGCACCAGCCAGATGGCCACCGGCCTTAATGTGCTGTTCGGGCTGGAGCCGACTATGACGCTTAAGATTGTGCTGATTGTGATCGTGACAATCATTGCAACCGTGTCGACCGTTTCCGGCGTGGGCAAGGGCATCCGGCTGATTTCCGAATGGAATATCTGGCTGTCTATGTTCCTGCTTGCGGCCTTTGTGGTGATCGGGCCGGTCAAATGGCTGCTGGGGTTCTATGTGACGACGCTGGGCGATTACATCTGGAACTTCATCCCGATGGGGTTCTGGACAGCCAGTTCCGAGGAAAACATCGCCTGGCAAGGCGGCTGGACTATCTTTTACTGGGGCTGGTGGATTGCCTGGGCGCCGATGGTGGGCATGTTCATTGCCCGCATCTCGCGCGGGCGCACTATCCGCGAGTTCATGGTGGGCGTGCTGTTCGTGCCGACCGCGATTGCTTTCTTCTGGCTGTGCATGTTCGGCGGCAACGCCATCTGGCAGGAGCTGAACATGGCCGGCGGTCCGGGTGCCGATGGCGGCGCAGGCGTTATTGCCACCGTGCAGGCCTGGGATCTGCCGTCGGCGCTGTACGGCACCATCGGCAATCTGGGCGCCACTTCCTGGCTGGGGGATCTGAGCTGGACCGCCTGGCCGCTGTCGGCGCTGGCGACGCTGCTGTTGTTCTCGTGGTTTGTGACCTCAGCGGATTCCGGCACGCTGGTGATCACCACCATGCTGTCGATGGGCGACGACAACCCGCCCAAGAAGTTCCGGATTATCTGGGGCGCGGGCATTGGCGCCACTGCGATTGTGCTGCTGTGGGCCGGGGGGCTTGGCGCCCTGCAGACCGCGTCGATTGCTGCGGCCTTCCCGATTTCGTTCGTGATCATCGCGATGACACTGGGGCTTTACAAGTCACTGAAAACTGATCCGTCTGCGTCGCCGATCAGTGAAGCCGGCGCTGCGCCGGATGGCACCCGTATTGTGCAGGACCTGCGCGCCTGAGGCGGACCCCGCCGGTGATACGAAAATGCGCCGGGCCTGTAGAAAGGCCCGGCGCAAAAAATTGTCAGCTGACAATTTTGATCAGTCGCAGGCAGCGGTGACGATGATCTCAACCTTCAGGATCTCGCGCGCCAATTTGGCCTCGCCGCAGGCACGCGCCGGGGCGTGGCCCTCGGGAACCCAGGCGTTCCAAACCTCGTTCAGCTCGGCGAAGTAGGACATGTCCGACAGCCAGATCACGGTCTGCAGCAGGCGGGTCTTGTCGCTGCCGGCCTCGGCCAGCAGGGCGTCGACCTTGGCCAGGATTTCACGGGTCTGCTCGGCTGCGGTGTCTGCTTCGGACACTTGGCCGCTGAAATAGGCAACACCGTTGTGCTTGACGATTTTGCTGGAGCGGGCGGTGGTGCCGGAACGGGTGATGGTCATGCTGTACGCCTTTTCTGTCATGAGATGCTGCGGACATACCGGTTGGAGCTGCTGGCGGAAAGGCCGCAGATGCAAAAGACATGCCGGGCCGGGGTTTGCGGCATCCCGGCCCGCTGGTATCACAGCTTGATCACCGCCATCTTGTCCTGGGTCATGTCATGCATGGTGTAACCGATGCCGCCGGTGTTGTAGCCGGACTGGCGGCGGCCGGCAAAGGGCATCCAGTCAACGCGGAAAGCGGTGTGGTCATTGACCATGACGGCGGTGGCGTCCAGCTGGCGCACGGCCTGCATTGCGGTGTCCAGGTTTTTGGTAAAGACCGCCGCCTGAAACGCGACCGGCAGGCTGTTGGCAACCTCAATCGCTTGCGGGATGCTGGCGGAGCTGTAAACGCAGATCACCGGGCCGAAGATTTCCTGTTGCGAGACGCGGGCGTCCGCCGGCGGGTCCAGCAGCACGGTGGGAGCATAGGTGGTCTCGCCCAGGCGCTTGCCGCCGGTCAGGACCTTGGCGCCGCCGTCGACAGCTTCCTGCACCCATTCCTCGACCCGGTCAACCTCGGCAGGGCGGATCAGCGGGCCGCAATCGACGCTCGGGTCGGTGGCGTCGCCGACCGTCAGCGCTTGTGCCGCCTCTGCCAGTTTCTGCGCGATCTCTTCGGCCTTGGCGGCGGGCGCGAACACCCGCTGGACCGAGACGCAGACCTGGCCGGAGTGATAGAAACCGCCCTTGGCCAGTGCCGGGATCATCGCGTCAATGTCCGCGTCCCCGGCCACGATCACCGGGGCGGCGCCGCCGTGTTCCAGCGCGCAGCGGGTGCCGGGGGCCAGTTTGGAACGCAGCATCCAACCCACACGGGCAGAGCCGATGAAGGAGAAGAAGCCGGCGCGGGCGTCGGTGATCATCTTCTCGGCTATGTCGTTGCTGCAGACCACTGAACGGCACCAGTCCTGCGGCAGCCCGGCCTCATGCAGCATGGCAACAAAGGTCTGGCACGACAGCGGCGTGTCCTGCGCCGGTTTCACAATCACCGGGCAGCCGGTGGCCACGGCGGGGGCGACCTGATGCACGATCAGGTTCAGCGGGTGGTTAAAGGCGCTGGCAGCCACCACCACGCCGATCGGCTCGCGCTGGGTAAAGGCGATGCGGCCTGCGCCTGCCGCGGTCAGGTCCATCGGGATTTCCCGCCCTGTCATCTGGCCGGTCTCATGCACGCACAGTTCCACCCCGTCGATGGCGCGTTTGACCTCGACGCGTGCGTCCACCAGCGGCTTGCCGCCTTCGCTGGCGATCAAAAGGGCCAGCTCGTCAAACCGCGCCTCCATCAATCGGGCGGTTTTCCGCAGGATTTCAATGCGCTGATAGGCGGGCAGCCAGCCATCCCGCTGGCGGAACAACCCATGCGCGGTGTCCAGCATCGCATCTATCTGCGCCCAATCACTGGTCTCGACCGTGCCGATGCGTTCCAGGCTGTAGGGGTTCACGACTTCGACGGTTTTGGTCATATCAGGCACACCTTTGCGGCCAGCTCATCAATCAGCACGCGCTGGTTTTCGCTGTAATCAACCGGCACGTCGATCAGATGCACGCCGCCTGCGGTAAAGGCTTTCTCAAACGTGGGCACCAGATCTTCGGTGCGCGCGATCCGGTGGCCGGTAGCGCCGTAACTGTTTGCATACTGGACAAAATCCGGGTTGTTGAATTCCAGCCCCCAGTCATCAAATCCCGCGTGCGCCTGTTTCCAGCGGATCATGCCGTATGAGCTGTCGTTCAGCACTGTCACCACGAGGTTGAGGCCTAGGCGGACAGCGGTTTCCAGCTCCTGACTGTTCATCATAAAGCCGCCGTCGCCGCAGATCGCCATCACCCGGCGGTCCGGGTTCAGCTGCGCGGCCATCATTGCCGAGGGCAGGCCCGCCCCCATGGTCGCCAGCGCGTTGTCCAAAAGCACGGTATTGGGCTGATAAGCCTTGTAGTTGCGGGCGTACCAGATCTTGTAGATGCCATTGTCGAGCGCAATGATATCGCAGTCACCCATCACCTTGCGGGTGTCCGCGACCAGCCGCTGCGGGATGATGGGAAAGCGCGGGTCATCGGCGCCTTCGGCGATATGCTGGTCGGTCTCTTTCTTGATGCGCTGGAAATAGCCGCGGTCAAACTCCAGCGGCCCGCCCAGTATTTCCCCCAGCCGGTTGATGGATTGTTCCAGATCGCCAACCACCTCCACCTGCGGGAAATAGACCTGATCGACCTGCGCCGCCTTATAGTTCACATGGATCACCTTGGTGCCGCCGTGCTCCATGAAGAAGGGCGGTTTTTCGACCACATCGTGGCCGACGTTGATGATCAGATCGGCACGGTCGATGGCGCAGTGCAGATAATCGCCGTCCGACAGCGCCGCTGTGCCCAGGAACAGGTCCGAGCGTTCGTCGATCACCCCCTTGCCCATCTGGGTGTTGAAGAAGGGGATCCGGGTCAGATCCGCAAAATCACACAGGGCTGAACGCGCCTTGCGCCGGTTGGCGCCGGCCCCCAGCAGCAGCAGCGGCATCTTGGCATTGCGGATCATCTCTGCCGCCTCGTTCAGCACCGCGTCGCCGGCCACCGCGTAATGGCGGGGATGCGGCTGCAGGACCGTGGTATCGGTGTCTTCGGCGGCGATATCCTCGGGCAGTTCCAGCAGCACGGCACCGGGGCGTTCCTCCTGCGCGGTGCGGAAGGCCTCGCGGATCAGCGCCGGGATGGTGTTGCCGTGCACGATCTGCTTGGACATCTTGCAAATCGGATCGAACAGGCTGACCACGTCAATGATCTGGAACTGGCCCTGTTTCGATTTCTTGATCGGCTTCTGGCCGGTGATCATGATCAGCGGCATGCCGCCCAGATGGGCATAAGCGGCAGGGGTGGCCAGGTTGGTGGCGCCAGGGCCAAGCGTCGCCATGCAGACACCCGCCTTGCCGGTGAGACGGCCATAGGTTGCGGCCATGAAGGCGGCGCCCTGTTCATGCCGGGTCAGCACCAGTTCGATCGATGAGGGACGCAGGGATTCCAGCAGGTCAAGGTTTTCTTCTCCCGGAACGGCAAAGACATACTCGACACCTTCAGCCTCCAGCGCGGCGACAAGAAGGTCCGAGGCTTTGACCGGCCCATCGGGTACAGAATGAGAGTCAGGCATGAGGGCTCCTGTTCGTTGAATGTGGTGTTGACGGCGGATGAGGTTATTCCGCTGCGTGTTTCTGTTCCGGCACCGGAAACAGCTCCTCCATCGAGACAGAGCGGCCGTTATCCATCACAATCCTGGCGTGATAGCGTTTCAGCAGCCGCGGTTCGGCAACGCCGCAGCTGTGGGCGAGAATGCCGACCTCCTTAACCATGTTTTTGGCGTAATAGGCGACGCGTTCGGATTTGCTGGCAGGATCCAGGCCGAATTGCAGTTTGGGGTCATGGGTGGTGATGCCGGTGGGGCAGGTGTTCTTGTTGCACTGCAGCGCCTGGATGCAGCCAAGCGCAAACATGAAACCGCGCGCCGAGTTCACAAAATCCGCTCCGGCGCAGAACGCCCAGGCAACCTCGGACGGGTTGATCAGCTTGCCGCTGGCGCAGACCTTGATGCGGCCGCGCAACCCGTAGCGGGTCAGGATGTCCACCGTCAGCGGCAGGCTTTCGCGCAGGGGCATGCCCATATTGTCGATCAGGCTCATCGGGGCGGCGCCGGTGCCGCCATCGGCGCTGTCGATGGTGATGAAGTCCGGCGCGCTTTCAACACCGCGCGACAGGATTTCCTGGCACAGCCCTTCGACAAACCCATAGGCGCCGACCACCGCCTTGAAGCCCACCGGCTTGCCGGTCACGTCGCGGACATAGGCGATCATGTCCAGCAGATCGCCGACGCAGTCGACCTCGGGATGGCGGTTGGGGCTGATGGCGTCCTCGCCCGGGGTAAGGCCGCGGATGGCGGCGATTTCCTCGGTCACCTTGGCGCCGGGCAGGATGCCGCCCTTGCCCGGTTTGGCGCCCTGGCTGAGCTTGAGTTCGAACATACGCACGCAGTCATGCGCCGCGACCGCGCGCAGCTTATCCTCGTCAAAGCCGCCCCCGGGCTTGCGCACGCCGAACTTGCCGGTGCCGATCTGGAACACGATGTCGGCGCCGCCCTCCAGGTGATAGGGCGACAATCCGCCCTCGCCGGTGTTGAGCCAGATCCCGGCCTTTTTGGCGCCATGCGACAGCGCCCGCACGGCGGGAACGGAAATGGCGCCAAAGCTCATGCCGGAAATGTTGAAGATCGATGCGGTGGTATACGGCGTGCGGGCATAGGGCCCGATAGTGACAGCCGCTGGATCCCTGGCGTCCTGCTCCAGCGCCGGGAAGGGGCAGTTGGCGAAATAGACCGTGCCCGCCGGGCGCAGATCGCGGGTGGAGCCGAAGGCGACGGTGGAATCCACATTCTTGGCTGCGCGGTACGCCCAGGAGCGTTCGGCCCGGTTGAATGGCATCTCCTCGCGGTCCAGGGCAAAGAAATACTGCCGGAAAAACTCCCCCATATGTTCGAAGAAATAACGGAAACGGGCCACCACCGGGTAATTGCGGCGCAAAGTGCTGTCGGTCTGGGTCTTGTCGCGGATGTAGATCACCACCAGCCACAAAACGCCGGCGCCGAAGGCAAAGATAAACGCATAAGACAGGAATTCGAGCAGCGCCAGTACGGTGCTGGATATCTGGGACATGTTTTCCGTCGCTCCTTCAGGGGCTTGGCGGTGCGGTTGGATCCGCGTGCCTGGCTTTTGTCGTTATAGAATGCGTCCTTGTACCGGGCATTGCATTCACGGGGTGATCACTTCCTTTGGAGCCGCAGAGACGGGCAGATTGCTGTCGCAAAGGAGAACGCGCGCTATTGCGCAAAGGTTCCGCACGAAACGGCCAATACCCGGATAGTGCGGCAATGGGGGGAACCTTGTCCAGCCTGCGGGCGCGGCGGCTGCTGCTGGGCCAGATCCGAGGCGCCGGATCAAGGGGATGCCGAGCTGCGCTTTGGCTCGGGCGGCTGGGCCGCGGCGGCGCCTTTTGGCGGGTGCCGCACATGTGTCTGGCCCGGCGCCTTCGGGCTTTACAGGGCCGCGCTGCAGGCGTCGCGCATATCCTGGCCAAACAGTTCCACCGCGCGCCGCTGGACCTGACTGCGCCGGACGGCAAGCGAAAAGGCGGACTGCCAGCGCAACTGCGGGTGTGCCAGCTCCCGGAACCGGCCTGCCTTGACCCGGCTTTCCGCGAAATGCACCGGCAGCGGACCCAGATATTGCCCGGTCTCGATCAGCATCGCCATCGCTTCCATATTGGCGGCCACTGCAGTTGGATCCGGGCGGTCAAGACCGGGAGAGACAGGCCTGTCATAAGAACGCTGGCAGTGCGGATACCTGGCGATCTCCTGCGGGTTGATCAACGCATCCGGCGCTGTGAACAAAGGGTGGTCCCGGCCGCAATAAAGCCGGTGCTCTTCGCGGCACAGCGGCTCATATGACAGGTCCGTGA
The nucleotide sequence above comes from Leisingera sp. NJS204. Encoded proteins:
- a CDS encoding BCCT family transporter → MSERNSNNSHLVAKSGFFTGLHPGMGIAAKAMIAAFVIFTVLNVEFAGGLYKSIRGWIEGGLSWYYISVLAGIMFFCFFLMFSKFGSLRLGDDDSRPEFSSFSWFAMLFSAGIGIGILFFGVAEPIFYFDNSAVWGYPNNPHAELQGHSEMNMQRAVDAMRVTYFHWGFHGWALYVIVGLCLAYFGFRKKLPLTMRSALYPLIGERIYGPWGHCVDLLAVFGSVFGIATSLGLGTSQMATGLNVLFGLEPTMTLKIVLIVIVTIIATVSTVSGVGKGIRLISEWNIWLSMFLLAAFVVIGPVKWLLGFYVTTLGDYIWNFIPMGFWTASSEENIAWQGGWTIFYWGWWIAWAPMVGMFIARISRGRTIREFMVGVLFVPTAIAFFWLCMFGGNAIWQELNMAGGPGADGGAGVIATVQAWDLPSALYGTIGNLGATSWLGDLSWTAWPLSALATLLLFSWFVTSADSGTLVITTMLSMGDDNPPKKFRIIWGAGIGATAIVLLWAGGLGALQTASIAAAFPISFVIIAMTLGLYKSLKTDPSASPISEAGAAPDGTRIVQDLRA
- a CDS encoding RidA family protein — protein: MTITRSGTTARSSKIVKHNGVAYFSGQVSEADTAAEQTREILAKVDALLAEAGSDKTRLLQTVIWLSDMSYFAELNEVWNAWVPEGHAPARACGEAKLAREILKVEIIVTAACD
- a CDS encoding acetolactate synthase large subunit, producing the protein MPDSHSVPDGPVKASDLLVAALEAEGVEYVFAVPGEENLDLLESLRPSSIELVLTRHEQGAAFMAATYGRLTGKAGVCMATLGPGATNLATPAAYAHLGGMPLIMITGQKPIKKSKQGQFQIIDVVSLFDPICKMSKQIVHGNTIPALIREAFRTAQEERPGAVLLELPEDIAAEDTDTTVLQPHPRHYAVAGDAVLNEAAEMIRNAKMPLLLLGAGANRRKARSALCDFADLTRIPFFNTQMGKGVIDERSDLFLGTAALSDGDYLHCAIDRADLIINVGHDVVEKPPFFMEHGGTKVIHVNYKAAQVDQVYFPQVEVVGDLEQSINRLGEILGGPLEFDRGYFQRIKKETDQHIAEGADDPRFPIIPQRLVADTRKVMGDCDIIALDNGIYKIWYARNYKAYQPNTVLLDNALATMGAGLPSAMMAAQLNPDRRVMAICGDGGFMMNSQELETAVRLGLNLVVTVLNDSSYGMIRWKQAHAGFDDWGLEFNNPDFVQYANSYGATGHRIARTEDLVPTFEKAFTAGGVHLIDVPVDYSENQRVLIDELAAKVCLI
- a CDS encoding FMN-binding glutamate synthase family protein; the encoded protein is MSQISSTVLALLEFLSYAFIFAFGAGVLWLVVIYIRDKTQTDSTLRRNYPVVARFRYFFEHMGEFFRQYFFALDREEMPFNRAERSWAYRAAKNVDSTVAFGSTRDLRPAGTVYFANCPFPALEQDARDPAAVTIGPYARTPYTTASIFNISGMSFGAISVPAVRALSHGAKKAGIWLNTGEGGLSPYHLEGGADIVFQIGTGKFGVRKPGGGFDEDKLRAVAAHDCVRMFELKLSQGAKPGKGGILPGAKVTEEIAAIRGLTPGEDAISPNRHPEVDCVGDLLDMIAYVRDVTGKPVGFKAVVGAYGFVEGLCQEILSRGVESAPDFITIDSADGGTGAAPMSLIDNMGMPLRESLPLTVDILTRYGLRGRIKVCASGKLINPSEVAWAFCAGADFVNSARGFMFALGCIQALQCNKNTCPTGITTHDPKLQFGLDPASKSERVAYYAKNMVKEVGILAHSCGVAEPRLLKRYHARIVMDNGRSVSMEELFPVPEQKHAAE
- a CDS encoding aldehyde dehydrogenase family protein, translating into MTKTVEVVNPYSLERIGTVETSDWAQIDAMLDTAHGLFRQRDGWLPAYQRIEILRKTARLMEARFDELALLIASEGGKPLVDARVEVKRAIDGVELCVHETGQMTGREIPMDLTAAGAGRIAFTQREPIGVVVAASAFNHPLNLIVHQVAPAVATGCPVIVKPAQDTPLSCQTFVAMLHEAGLPQDWCRSVVCSNDIAEKMITDARAGFFSFIGSARVGWMLRSKLAPGTRCALEHGGAAPVIVAGDADIDAMIPALAKGGFYHSGQVCVSVQRVFAPAAKAEEIAQKLAEAAQALTVGDATDPSVDCGPLIRPAEVDRVEEWVQEAVDGGAKVLTGGKRLGETTYAPTVLLDPPADARVSQQEIFGPVICVYSSASIPQAIEVANSLPVAFQAAVFTKNLDTAMQAVRQLDATAVMVNDHTAFRVDWMPFAGRRQSGYNTGGIGYTMHDMTQDKMAVIKL